TACCGGCATATCGACACCGCCGCCGCGTATCGCAACGAGCGCGAGGTCGGTGAGGGTATCCACCGTTCGGGTGTCGCGCGCGACGAGATCTTCGTCGAGACCAAGGTATGGGTGTCGGACTACGGCTACGACGAGACCCTGCATGCGTTCGAGAAGGCCACGGGCAAGCTGGGGATCGACACGCTCGACCTGTTCATCCTGCATCAGCCCGCACCCGCCCGCTTCGACAGCGTCATCGCGGCATACAAGGCGCTCGAACAGCTGCAGGCCTACGGGCGGGTGCGTGCGATCGGCATCAGCAACTTCATGCCCCCTCACCTCGATCGCCTGCTGGCGGAGACGGACGTCGTGCCGGCGGTCAACCAGGTGGAGCTGCATCCGTACTTCGCCCAGCCCGATGTGCAGAGAGCGGATGCCGCGCACGGCATCATCACGCAGGCCTGGTCGCCGATCGGCGGCATCACGTTCTACCCGGGGCCGTGGGGTGACGAGCGCCGCAACGTGATGCAGGATCCGACGATCGCCGCGATCGCGGAGCGGCACGGCAAGAGCTCGGCGCAGGTGATGCTGCGGTGGCATCTGCAGCAGGGGCGCTCGGCGATCCCCAAGTCGACCAACCCCGCGCGCATCGCCGAGAACTTCGACGTGTTCGACTTCGCCCTGAGCGCCGAGGAGCTCGCGCAGCTCGACGCGCTCGACACGGGGGTGCGCAGTGGCCCGGATCCGGATGCTCCGCGCGACGAGTTCTTCGACCGCGTGATCGACGAGGCATAGTCGACGGTACCCTGGGGCGGGCGCATTTAGCTAACCTGGCTAGCGTTCTCGGATGCCGGTGTCAAGGCTCGTGCGCGCGGGGCCGCCGCCGTCTAGCGTGCACAGCATGGAATCTCGGTCGAGGGACATCATCCGTCAATCGGCGATCATCGCCGCGGCATCCTTCATGCTGATCGCGGCGGCGGTCGGGTCCGGCGCGTTCGGCGGCACGTCGGTGAGCGAGCTGCAGGATGGCGCATTGTCGGCGCAGGGGTCGTACCTCGCGCCCGCCGGCCCCGCGTTCTCGATCTGGTCGCTGATCTACCTCGGGTTGATCGCGTACACGGTGTGGCAGGCGCTGCCGGCTCAGCGCTTGGACGAGCGGCAGCGCGCGGTCGGCGGATGGATCGCACTGTCGATGGTGCTCAACGGACTGTGGCTGGTCACCGCGCAGTTCTGGTCGCTGATCGCCACCGTGATCATGATCGCATTGCTGCTCGCGACCCTCGCCCGTGTGATCGTGCTGCTGGGTCGACGGCCCGCGCGCGGATGGCCCGAGCGCGTGGTGGTCGACGGCGTGAACGGCCTGCACTTCGGATGGGTCACGATCGCGACCGTCGCGAACATCACCGCCTGGCTCACGCAGATCGCGCCCGAGAGTTGGGCAGGTCAAGCCGAGATCTGGGCGGTCGTGGTGCTGGTGGTGGTGCTCGTGATCGGCGTCGCCGCGGCGTTGAAGACCGGCCGCATCGCCCCCGCCCTCGCGACGTCGTGGGGCCTGGCCTGGCTCGCGGTGGGGCGTCTGACCGGCGAACCCGAGAGCACGACCACCGCGGTCGCCGCGATCATCGTCGCCGTCGCTCTGGTCGCCGCCGGCGTACTCGCCGTGACGCGCCGCCGTCGGACGCCGGTGCACCCCTGAGCCTGAGTTGGCGCCTGAGTCTCAGTCCTGAGCCCCTGAGCCCCTGAGCCCCTGAGCCCCTGAGCCCCTGAGTCCCTGAGTCCCCTGAGCCCCTGAGTCCCCTGAGCCCCTGAGCTCCTGAGCCCGAGTTGGCACCTGTTGTCGGTTTCGGGGCCGAATTCCGACGTGAGGTGTCAACTTCTCCGGGGGATGCTGCGCGGAGTTGGCGCCTGTTGTCGGTATGAGGGCGTGATTCCGACGTGAGGTGTCAACTTCACTCAGGGGGAAGGGGGTAAGAAGGGTGCTCAGAGCACCAGCCTGTAGCCCATGCCCGACTCGGTCAGCAGGTGCACCGGCGCACTGGGCTCCTGCTCGAGCTTCTTGCGCAACTGTGACATGTACAGCCGCAGGTAACCGGAATCCGACACCTGTTCACTGCCCCAGATCTCCTTCAACAGATCCTGCCGCGTGACGAGTGCTCCGGGATGCCGCGACAGGTGCTCCAGCATCCGCCACTCGGTCGGCGTCAGATGCACGCGAGCACCCGCGCGCGACACGGTCTTTGTCGACAGGTCCACGACGACATCGCCGAACGACACGGCCGATTCCCCGCCGGCCGGCAACGAGCGCCGCGAGAGGGCGCGCAGCCGTGCGAGCAGCTCGTCGACCTGGAAGGGCTTGGTGACGAAGTCGTCGGCTCCGGCGTCGAGCGCATCCACCTTGTCGGCCGAGCCGGTGCGACCGGAGACGACGATGATGGGTACGTTCGTCCAGCCCCGGAGCGCCTGGATCACCTCGATGCCGTCGAGTCGCGGCATCCCGAGGTCGAGCATGATGAGGTCGGGATGGGTCTGCGCCGCGGTCGCGATCGCCGCAGCACCGTCGGCGGCCACCACGACCTCGTATCCGTGGGCCGCGAGCGTGATGCGCAGCGCCCGCACCATCTGCGGGTCGTCGTCGGCGATGAGGAGCTTCACTCCGTGTCCTCCCTGTGCGGATCCGCGGCGGCCAGCGGCAGCGAGATGACCATCGTGAGTCCTCCCCCCGGGGTGTCCTCGGGTGTCAGGCTACCGCCCATGCCCTCGGTGAACCCGCGCGAGAGGGCGAGCCCGAGCCCGAGTCCGGTCGTGTTGTCGGTGTCGCCGAAGCGCTGGAACGGCTGGAAGATGCGATCCCGTCGCTCGACCGGCACGCCCTCGCCCCGGTCGATGATGCGGATCTCGGCCCGCTCACCGATCGAGCTGGTCGACACGATCACCCGCCGGTCGCCGGGCGAGTGGCGATGCGCGTTCGCGAGCACGTTCACCAGCACTCGTTGCAGCAGTACGGGGTCGGCGTGCAGTGCGGGAAGATCGGGATCGAGCACGAGGTCGACGTCGGCCGGACCCAGTCCGAGCTCGTCGACCGCGGCGAGGATCGGCGAGGTGGCGTCCAAGGGGAGTGCCGACACGGCGAGCACTCCGGCCTGCACCCGGCTCACGTCGAGCAGGTCGGTGACGAGCGTCGACAGCGTGGCGAGACTCTCATCGGCCGTGGCGAGCAGCTCGGCGCGGTCGTCGTCGGAGAGGGCGTGGGCGCCGCGCAGGCCGCCGATCGCCGCGACCGCCGACGCGAGGGGGCGGCGCAGGTCGTGGCTGAGTGCGGAGAGGAGGGCGCTGCGCACCTGATCGGTCTCGGCGAGCGCGGCGGCCTCCTTCGCGGTGGCGCGCAGATCGGTGTGTTCGATCGCGGCGGAGAGCTGGGCGACGATCGCGTCGAGCAGGCGGCGGGCCGGTCCGTCGAGCGGATCACCGTTCAGCTCGAGCACGGCGCGCGGGGCTCCGTCGGCGGCGGTGCCGACCGCCAGGGTCGTGCGACGGCCGTCGGGCAGCGGTTCGCCGTCGCTGGCGAGCACCTCCCCGTCGGGGGAGAGCAGGCGCACGCCGCTCAAGCCGAATGCCTCGCGGGTGCGGCTGACCAGCGCCAGCACCGCGTTGTCGCCGCGCAGCACGTTGCCCGCGACCGCGGCGAGCAGTTCGGCCTCGGCCGTGGCGCGCTTCGCGGTTCGGGCCCGACGCGCGGCCTGATCGACGATGAGGCTGACCAGGATCGCGATGATCACGTAGAGCGTCAGGGCGAGCACGTGCAGCGGATGCGCGATGGTGATCGTGAACAACGGCGCCACGAACAGGAAGTCGAGGGTGACGCCCGAGAGTACGGCGGCGAACACCGCGGGGCGCAGGCCGCCGATGAGGGCCACGACGACCACGAGCAGTTGGTACGCGAGCACTTCGGCGGTGATCGACTCGGGGCTGCGGAAGGTGAACAGCATCCAGGAGAGCAGGGGGCCGAAGACGAGGGCGACCGCGAGGCCGAGCACCTGCCGACGCCACCCGAGCGCGCCGCCGGTGATACGGGGGAGGGCGACTCGCCCCCCGGCCGCGGCATGCGTGACGATGTGCACGTCGATGTCGCCGGAGCGGCGGATGACCTCCGAGCCGATGCCGGGACCGGTGAGGGCCGCCATCAGACGACCGCGCCGGCTGACGCCGATCACGAGCTGCGTGGCATCCGCCCCCTGCGCGAATTCGACGAGCGTGCCGGGGATGTCGTCGCCGATCATCTGGTGGAACGTGCCGCCCAGCGACTCGACGAGGGCACGTTGCGCGGCGAGGGCGCCGGGCGTCTCGTCGCGCAGGCCGTCCTGTGCGGAGATGTGCACGGCGAGCAGTTCTCCACCGGCCGAACGGGCGGCGATCCGGGCGCCGCGGCGCAGCAGCGTCTCGCCCTCGGGCCCACCGGTGAGGGCGACGACCACGCGCTCCCTGGCCTGCCAGGTGCTCTCGATACCGTGATCGGCGCGGTAGCTGCGCAGCGCGCTGTCGACCTCGTCGGCGAGCCAGAGCAGGGCGAGTTCGCGGAGCGCGGTCAGGTTGCCCAGTCGGAAGTAGTTCGACAGCGCCGCGTCGATCCGCTCGGCGGGGTACACGAGCCCGGCCGACAGGCGATCCCGCAGCGACTGCGGGGCGAGGTCGACGACCTCGATCTCGTCGGCCGCACGCACGACGGCATCCGGGATCGTCTCCTGCTGCGCGATGCCGGTGATCTTCTCGACCACGGCGTTGAGCGACTCGACGTGCTGCACGTTGAGTGTCGTGATCACGTCGATGCCGGCATCCCGCAGCTGCTCGACGTCCTGCCAGCGCTTCGGATGCCGCGACCCGGGCACGTTCGTGTGTGCGAGTTCGTCGACGAGGGCGATCTGGGGCCTGCGCGCGATCACCGCGTCGACGTCGAGCTCGCTCAGCACGATGCCCCGGTGCGTCTCGGTCCGCCGGGCGACCTCGGGCAGGCCGACGGTCTGCGCCAGAGTGGCCGCGCGCTCATGCGTCTCGACGATCGCGATCACGACGTCACGGCCCTCGTCGCGCAGCCGGCGCCCCTCGGCCAGCATCTCGAAGGTCTTGCCGACGCCGGGAGCCGCGCCCAGCAGCACGCGCAGCCGACCGCGTCGGGACGCACCCGGCGCAGCGCGGAGCGA
The sequence above is drawn from the Candidatus Microbacterium colombiense genome and encodes:
- a CDS encoding tryptophan-rich sensory protein, whose product is MESRSRDIIRQSAIIAAASFMLIAAAVGSGAFGGTSVSELQDGALSAQGSYLAPAGPAFSIWSLIYLGLIAYTVWQALPAQRLDERQRAVGGWIALSMVLNGLWLVTAQFWSLIATVIMIALLLATLARVIVLLGRRPARGWPERVVVDGVNGLHFGWVTIATVANITAWLTQIAPESWAGQAEIWAVVVLVVVLVIGVAAALKTGRIAPALATSWGLAWLAVGRLTGEPESTTTAVAAIIVAVALVAAGVLAVTRRRRTPVHP
- a CDS encoding aldo/keto reductase; the encoded protein is MAEPTPITLNNLITLNNGVTMPALGLGVFQSAPEETAGAVAEALRIGYRHIDTAAAYRNEREVGEGIHRSGVARDEIFVETKVWVSDYGYDETLHAFEKATGKLGIDTLDLFILHQPAPARFDSVIAAYKALEQLQAYGRVRAIGISNFMPPHLDRLLAETDVVPAVNQVELHPYFAQPDVQRADAAHGIITQAWSPIGGITFYPGPWGDERRNVMQDPTIAAIAERHGKSSAQVMLRWHLQQGRSAIPKSTNPARIAENFDVFDFALSAEELAQLDALDTGVRSGPDPDAPRDEFFDRVIDEA
- a CDS encoding DUF4118 domain-containing protein, whose protein sequence is MTDESLRAAPGASRRGRLRVLLGAAPGVGKTFEMLAEGRRLRDEGRDVVIAIVETHERAATLAQTVGLPEVARRTETHRGIVLSELDVDAVIARRPQIALVDELAHTNVPGSRHPKRWQDVEQLRDAGIDVITTLNVQHVESLNAVVEKITGIAQQETIPDAVVRAADEIEVVDLAPQSLRDRLSAGLVYPAERIDAALSNYFRLGNLTALRELALLWLADEVDSALRSYRADHGIESTWQARERVVVALTGGPEGETLLRRGARIAARSAGGELLAVHISAQDGLRDETPGALAAQRALVESLGGTFHQMIGDDIPGTLVEFAQGADATQLVIGVSRRGRLMAALTGPGIGSEVIRRSGDIDVHIVTHAAAGGRVALPRITGGALGWRRQVLGLAVALVFGPLLSWMLFTFRSPESITAEVLAYQLLVVVVALIGGLRPAVFAAVLSGVTLDFLFVAPLFTITIAHPLHVLALTLYVIIAILVSLIVDQAARRARTAKRATAEAELLAAVAGNVLRGDNAVLALVSRTREAFGLSGVRLLSPDGEVLASDGEPLPDGRRTTLAVGTAADGAPRAVLELNGDPLDGPARRLLDAIVAQLSAAIEHTDLRATAKEAAALAETDQVRSALLSALSHDLRRPLASAVAAIGGLRGAHALSDDDRAELLATADESLATLSTLVTDLLDVSRVQAGVLAVSALPLDATSPILAAVDELGLGPADVDLVLDPDLPALHADPVLLQRVLVNVLANAHRHSPGDRRVIVSTSSIGERAEIRIIDRGEGVPVERRDRIFQPFQRFGDTDNTTGLGLGLALSRGFTEGMGGSLTPEDTPGGGLTMVISLPLAAADPHREDTE
- a CDS encoding response regulator; the protein is MKLLIADDDPQMVRALRITLAAHGYEVVVAADGAAAIATAAQTHPDLIMLDLGMPRLDGIEVIQALRGWTNVPIIVVSGRTGSADKVDALDAGADDFVTKPFQVDELLARLRALSRRSLPAGGESAVSFGDVVVDLSTKTVSRAGARVHLTPTEWRMLEHLSRHPGALVTRQDLLKEIWGSEQVSDSGYLRLYMSQLRKKLEQEPSAPVHLLTESGMGYRLVL